A stretch of the Bacillus licheniformis DSM 13 = ATCC 14580 genome encodes the following:
- a CDS encoding DinB family protein: protein MERKDRIVQEFMSHRLVTEELIQKIDEKHLDYKPTETSMPAKELVTHMLQSFYTFASAAKEGNGEPFKKKPEETGTSLSELAKTYTEKTKTLLESFTDEELDREVDLTGVFGRKVAGEQLLQLAIGHEIHHKGNLFVYVREMGHTDLPLYVKIH from the coding sequence ATGGAACGGAAAGACCGCATCGTTCAGGAATTTATGTCCCACCGCCTTGTGACAGAAGAACTCATTCAAAAAATTGATGAAAAACATCTCGATTACAAACCGACTGAAACGTCGATGCCAGCAAAGGAACTTGTCACGCATATGCTGCAATCTTTCTATACCTTTGCTTCGGCGGCAAAGGAAGGGAACGGAGAGCCTTTTAAAAAGAAGCCCGAAGAAACAGGGACAAGCTTGAGCGAGCTTGCCAAAACGTATACAGAAAAAACAAAAACGCTGCTTGAATCCTTTACGGATGAAGAATTGGATCGTGAAGTCGATTTGACCGGCGTCTTCGGACGAAAAGTAGCCGGCGAACAGCTACTGCAGCTCGCGATCGGACACGAAATTCACCACAAAGGCAATCTGTTTGTTTATGTCCGTGAAATGGGACACACGGATCTGCCTTTGTATGTAAAGATTCATTGA
- a CDS encoding small acid-soluble spore protein H: MNTQRAQEIVESPDMVDVTYNGRPIYIQRVDEQNETARIFPLGQPENEQEVPLANLKEH; this comes from the coding sequence GTGAATACGCAGCGTGCCCAGGAAATCGTCGAATCACCCGATATGGTTGATGTTACTTATAACGGCAGGCCGATTTATATTCAGCGTGTCGACGAACAAAATGAAACCGCAAGAATCTTTCCGCTCGGCCAGCCGGAGAACGAGCAGGAAGTGCCGCTCGCAAATTTGAAAGAACATTAA
- a CDS encoding protein kinase family protein has protein sequence MKKAHTYAEAVKYDTKKKFNKLIQKPDDLELIGKGRSAYVFKLTEEGGREMALKVFFPEFKNIAAREAEIYKKLSDSNYYPDIYETGPSYILMEYIKGYTFYECLNKGIRIDDDMICEVDRALNDARRKGLNPSDIHLRNLILTPSGTIKVIDVARFLQTKECRQWDDLKTAYQTLYKKSRFPQRLPKMWMELIAYLYKKSWLQKQWASRKNKFHP, from the coding sequence GTGAAAAAGGCGCATACCTATGCAGAAGCCGTAAAGTATGATACGAAAAAAAAGTTCAACAAGCTTATCCAAAAACCCGATGACTTGGAATTGATCGGGAAAGGCAGGAGCGCATACGTTTTTAAGCTGACTGAAGAGGGCGGCAGGGAAATGGCTCTTAAAGTCTTTTTTCCTGAATTTAAGAACATCGCCGCAAGGGAAGCGGAGATTTACAAAAAGCTTTCTGATTCGAATTATTATCCTGATATATATGAAACAGGGCCATCATATATTTTAATGGAGTATATTAAAGGATATACTTTTTATGAGTGTTTAAACAAAGGCATTCGGATCGATGATGACATGATCTGCGAGGTCGACCGCGCATTGAACGATGCGAGGCGGAAAGGATTGAATCCATCCGATATCCACCTCCGAAACCTGATACTGACGCCGTCTGGAACAATCAAAGTCATCGATGTCGCCAGATTTTTGCAGACGAAAGAATGCAGGCAGTGGGATGACTTAAAAACAGCCTATCAAACCCTTTACAAAAAAAGCCGTTTCCCGCAGAGGCTTCCTAAGATGTGGATGGAATTGATCGCTTATCTTTATAAAAAAAGCTGGCTTCAAAAACAATGGGCCTCCAGAAAAAACAAATTTCACCCGTAA
- the ruvB gene encoding Holliday junction branch migration DNA helicase RuvB yields the protein MDERLVSSELDNHESAIEQSLRPQRLAQYIGQEKVKDNLKVFIEAAKMREETLDHVLLYGPPGLGKTTLAAIIANEMGVNLRTTSGPAIERPGDLAAILTALEPGDVLFIDEIHRLHRSIEEVLYPAMEDFCLDIVIGKGPSARSVRLDLPPFTLVGATTRVGLLTAPLRDRFGVLSRLEYYTRDELSEIVIRTAELFEVDIDSLSALEIARRSRGTPRIANRLLRRVRDFAQVLGNSSITEEVAVDALERLQVDKLGLDHIDRKLLMGMIEKFGGGPVGIDTISATIGEESHTIEDVYEPYLLQIGFIQRTPRGRIVTPDVYSHFKMEVPNHD from the coding sequence ATGGATGAGCGGCTTGTATCAAGTGAACTAGACAACCATGAATCAGCGATTGAGCAAAGTCTGCGTCCGCAAAGACTTGCTCAGTATATCGGCCAGGAAAAAGTGAAAGATAACCTCAAGGTTTTCATCGAAGCTGCGAAAATGCGGGAGGAAACCCTTGACCATGTCTTATTGTACGGGCCGCCGGGATTGGGAAAAACGACGCTCGCCGCGATCATCGCCAACGAAATGGGAGTCAATCTCAGAACGACGTCAGGTCCGGCGATCGAGCGCCCCGGTGATTTGGCGGCGATATTAACGGCTCTGGAGCCAGGTGACGTTTTATTTATAGACGAGATCCACCGCCTGCACCGTTCGATCGAAGAGGTGCTGTATCCTGCGATGGAAGATTTCTGCCTTGATATCGTGATCGGCAAAGGACCGTCGGCACGTTCTGTGAGGCTCGATCTTCCTCCTTTTACCCTCGTCGGCGCGACCACAAGGGTTGGGCTTTTAACCGCGCCTCTCAGGGACAGGTTCGGCGTTCTGTCGAGGCTTGAGTATTACACGCGTGATGAGCTTTCAGAGATCGTGATCAGAACGGCAGAGCTGTTTGAAGTCGACATCGATTCGCTCTCGGCTCTCGAAATCGCGAGACGGTCAAGAGGGACGCCGCGGATTGCCAACAGGCTTTTAAGGAGGGTCAGGGATTTTGCCCAGGTGCTTGGAAACAGCTCCATCACAGAGGAAGTGGCGGTTGATGCGCTTGAACGCCTCCAGGTTGATAAACTCGGGCTTGACCATATCGACCGCAAGCTTTTGATGGGCATGATCGAAAAATTTGGCGGCGGCCCCGTCGGCATCGATACGATTTCGGCTACTATCGGTGAGGAGTCTCACACGATTGAGGATGTGTATGAGCCGTATCTTCTTCAAATCGGTTTTATTCAAAGAACGCCGCGGGGGCGCATCGTAACCCCTGATGTTTACAGCCACTTTAAAATGGAGGTTCCGAACCATGACTGA
- a CDS encoding intercompartmental signaling factor BofC, with protein MYSRSKFKIGLLLIGSLLAALSFHLEALAEKPAKVQIQLEKVYLDGDVGIENKVEAARTLEDFKAAYKGWQLIDQKKGFILFRKQVDDISPLSKTNGYIGVTEDGVISTFHGRPGILSEPIQSFFQIDIKRLESRMADDLRKGIPYRTKKEFEHVIEAVKSSGSQHHVEDMKT; from the coding sequence ATGTACAGCCGAAGCAAGTTCAAAATCGGTTTATTGCTTATTGGAAGTCTGCTGGCCGCGCTCAGCTTTCACCTGGAGGCCTTGGCCGAAAAGCCGGCTAAAGTTCAAATCCAGCTTGAAAAGGTTTATCTGGACGGAGACGTTGGAATTGAGAATAAAGTAGAGGCCGCTCGCACACTGGAAGACTTTAAAGCTGCTTATAAAGGGTGGCAGCTCATCGATCAGAAAAAGGGGTTTATTCTGTTTCGCAAACAGGTGGACGACATTTCTCCCCTCAGCAAAACAAACGGTTATATCGGAGTGACTGAAGATGGCGTGATTTCGACTTTTCACGGTCGCCCGGGCATCTTATCAGAACCCATTCAATCGTTTTTTCAGATTGATATAAAGCGGCTGGAAAGCCGGATGGCGGATGATCTGCGCAAAGGGATACCATACCGCACGAAAAAGGAATTTGAACATGTCATTGAAGCCGTAAAATCATCCGGAAGCCAACATCATGTAGAAGATATGAAGACATGA
- the ruvA gene encoding Holliday junction branch migration protein RuvA, with product MIEFVKGTIDYVSPQYIVIENGGIGYQIFTPNPFIYKKNSKETIYTYHYVREDTNALYGFSTREEKMLFTKMLNVTGIGPKGALAILASGDPGAVIEAIENEDEAFLVKFPGVGKKTARQIILDLKGKLADAVPEIAADLFNHEEREQIHEAATALEEALEALRALGYSDREIKKVQPHLKKEEALSTDQYVKKALQKLLK from the coding sequence TTGATCGAATTCGTAAAAGGGACGATTGATTATGTATCGCCCCAATATATTGTCATTGAAAACGGCGGGATCGGCTATCAGATCTTCACGCCAAATCCGTTTATTTATAAGAAAAACAGCAAAGAAACAATCTATACATACCATTATGTAAGAGAAGACACGAATGCGCTGTACGGCTTTTCGACAAGGGAAGAAAAAATGCTGTTTACGAAAATGCTGAATGTTACGGGGATCGGCCCAAAAGGAGCGCTTGCGATCCTCGCTTCCGGCGATCCGGGAGCGGTGATTGAAGCGATCGAGAATGAGGACGAAGCATTTCTCGTCAAATTTCCCGGCGTAGGCAAAAAAACGGCAAGGCAGATCATCCTTGACCTGAAAGGGAAGCTTGCGGATGCCGTTCCTGAAATCGCTGCCGATCTGTTTAACCATGAAGAGCGGGAGCAAATTCATGAAGCGGCAACGGCTCTTGAGGAAGCGCTTGAAGCATTGAGGGCGCTCGGCTATTCCGATCGGGAAATTAAAAAAGTCCAGCCTCATTTGAAAAAGGAAGAGGCGCTTTCGACAGATCAATACGTTAAAAAAGCATTGCAAAAATTGTTAAAGTAA
- a CDS encoding poly-gamma-glutamate hydrolase family protein, with protein sequence MKKKVLIYLVIAAVMINGVYRWSEKTTRESYQIQAGDKYKNFKELQENEKSGYDIDYHEKAGSDCLIFSPHGGRIEGGVSELVRAFNDDYSTYLFEGKKDENNSDLHITSTNFDEPLALQKIKEHRYTIAFHGYSGDRPHTLVGGTDRKLAKAIVKSLKKSDFSAELVKVDGKFAGTAEENINNESQTGMSVQLEISTAQRKEFFEDFSYKEREETKTRTFRKYVKAVRKVLQDRC encoded by the coding sequence ATGAAGAAAAAAGTACTCATCTACTTGGTGATCGCAGCAGTGATGATAAATGGTGTATACAGGTGGTCCGAAAAAACAACCCGGGAAAGCTATCAGATCCAGGCCGGGGACAAATACAAGAACTTCAAGGAATTGCAGGAAAACGAAAAAAGCGGCTATGACATTGATTATCACGAAAAAGCGGGAAGCGACTGTTTAATCTTTTCGCCCCATGGAGGAAGAATAGAAGGCGGAGTGAGCGAGCTTGTCCGAGCTTTTAATGATGATTATTCAACTTATTTATTCGAAGGAAAAAAGGATGAGAACAACTCCGATCTTCATATTACCAGCACAAACTTTGACGAGCCTCTGGCATTGCAGAAAATAAAAGAACACCGCTATACCATCGCATTCCACGGCTATTCGGGCGACCGTCCGCACACGCTTGTGGGAGGAACGGACAGAAAGCTGGCAAAAGCCATCGTCAAATCTCTGAAAAAGTCTGACTTTTCCGCAGAATTGGTCAAAGTGGACGGGAAATTTGCCGGAACTGCTGAGGAAAACATCAATAATGAAAGCCAGACAGGAATGAGCGTGCAGCTTGAAATCAGCACGGCTCAGAGGAAAGAGTTTTTCGAAGACTTTTCCTATAAAGAGAGGGAAGAGACAAAAACGAGAACATTCCGAAAATATGTCAAGGCGGTCCGCAAGGTGCTGCAGGACAGATGCTGA
- a CDS encoding DUF2905 domain-containing protein, whose translation MTEFPKILMVLGAVIFGIGLFMQVIGRLPGDIFVKKGNVTFFFPVVTCIVISIILSVVFSFFGRMK comes from the coding sequence ATGACTGAATTTCCAAAGATTTTAATGGTGCTGGGCGCCGTCATTTTTGGCATCGGTTTATTCATGCAAGTCATCGGCAGGCTTCCCGGCGACATTTTTGTGAAAAAGGGAAACGTGACGTTTTTCTTTCCGGTTGTTACATGCATTGTCATCAGCATCATTCTGTCCGTCGTGTTTTCATTCTTCGGACGAATGAAATGA
- the tgt gene encoding tRNA guanosine(34) transglycosylase Tgt → MSQQPIRYEFIKACKQTGARLGRVHTPHGSFETPVFMPVGTLATVKTMSPEELKEMGADIILSNTYHLWLRPGHDIVKEAGGLHQFMNWNRAILTDSGGFQVFSLSEFRKIEEEGVHFRNHLNGDKLFLSPEKAMEIQNALGSDIMMAFDECPPYPAEYDYMKKSVERTSRWAERCLKAHNRPDEQGLFGIVQGGEYENLRKQSAKDLISLDFPGYAIGGLSVGEPKDVMNRVLEFTTPLLPADKPRYLMGVGSPDSLIDGAIRGVDMFDCVLPTRIARNGTLMTSEGRLVVKNAKYERDFRPIDEQCDCYTCRNYSRAYIRHLIRCNETFGIRLTSYHNLYFLLKLMGQVRDAIREDRLGDFREEFFERYGFNKPNAKSF, encoded by the coding sequence TTGTCGCAGCAACCGATACGCTATGAGTTCATAAAAGCATGTAAACAAACAGGAGCAAGGCTGGGGAGAGTGCACACCCCGCACGGCTCTTTTGAAACGCCGGTGTTTATGCCCGTAGGAACGCTCGCCACCGTTAAAACGATGTCGCCGGAAGAGCTGAAAGAAATGGGTGCAGACATTATTTTAAGCAATACGTACCACCTTTGGCTGAGACCGGGCCATGACATCGTCAAAGAGGCGGGGGGGCTTCATCAGTTTATGAATTGGAACCGCGCCATCTTGACGGATTCAGGCGGCTTTCAGGTGTTTTCCCTGAGCGAGTTCCGCAAAATCGAAGAGGAAGGCGTTCATTTCCGCAATCATTTAAACGGAGACAAGCTGTTTTTATCTCCTGAAAAAGCGATGGAAATCCAAAACGCCCTCGGCTCGGATATTATGATGGCGTTTGACGAATGCCCGCCATACCCGGCAGAGTACGATTATATGAAGAAGTCTGTTGAACGCACGAGCCGCTGGGCGGAAAGGTGCCTGAAAGCTCACAATCGCCCTGACGAGCAGGGGCTTTTCGGAATCGTTCAAGGCGGCGAGTACGAAAATTTGAGAAAACAAAGTGCGAAAGACTTGATTTCATTGGATTTCCCGGGATATGCTATAGGTGGACTATCCGTCGGAGAGCCAAAAGACGTGATGAACCGTGTGCTGGAGTTTACAACTCCGCTGCTTCCAGCGGATAAACCGCGCTACTTAATGGGTGTCGGTTCACCGGACTCACTGATTGACGGAGCCATCCGCGGAGTGGATATGTTCGATTGCGTGCTGCCGACAAGGATAGCGAGAAACGGTACGCTCATGACGAGCGAAGGGCGCCTCGTCGTCAAAAATGCAAAATATGAAAGAGATTTCAGGCCGATTGATGAGCAGTGCGACTGCTATACGTGCCGCAATTACTCGCGCGCTTATATCAGACATTTAATCCGCTGCAACGAAACGTTTGGAATTCGTTTAACTTCTTATCATAATCTTTATTTTCTGTTAAAATTAATGGGGCAAGTGAGAGATGCCATTCGTGAAGATCGTTTAGGTGATTTCCGGGAAGAGTTTTTTGAGCGCTACGGTTTTAATAAACCAAATGCTAAAAGTTTCTGA
- the queA gene encoding tRNA preQ1(34) S-adenosylmethionine ribosyltransferase-isomerase QueA: MKVELFDFDLPERLIAQVPLKERDASRLMVLDKKTGEITHSTFKHVIDFLNAGDCIVLNDTRVLPARLYGVKEETGAKVEVLLLKQEEGDVWETLVKPAKRVKRGTVLSFGDGRLTAVCTEELEHGGRKIEFRYEGIFYEVLESLGEMPLPPYIKEQLDDRERYQTVYSKKQGSAAAPTAGLHFTEEILDALREKGVHIAFITLHVGLGTFRPVSAENVEEHDMHAEFYEMSEETAALLNRVRQEGGRIISVGTTSTRTLETIASEHDGRFREASGWTSIFIYPGYTFRAIDGMITNFHLPKSSLIMLVSALAGREHVLSAYRTAVEHEYRFFSFGDAMLIK, from the coding sequence ATGAAAGTAGAATTATTCGATTTTGACTTGCCTGAACGCCTCATCGCACAGGTTCCTTTAAAAGAGCGGGATGCGTCCAGGCTGATGGTGCTGGATAAAAAAACAGGGGAGATCACTCACAGCACGTTTAAGCACGTGATTGATTTTCTGAACGCGGGCGATTGCATCGTTCTGAACGATACGAGGGTGCTGCCGGCCCGCTTGTACGGAGTCAAGGAAGAGACGGGAGCAAAGGTTGAAGTTCTTCTGTTAAAACAGGAGGAAGGGGACGTCTGGGAAACGCTTGTCAAGCCCGCAAAGCGGGTCAAGCGCGGAACTGTTCTTTCGTTCGGTGACGGCCGTCTAACGGCGGTCTGCACAGAAGAGCTCGAGCACGGCGGCAGAAAAATTGAATTCCGCTATGAAGGGATTTTTTACGAGGTGCTCGAGTCGCTCGGTGAAATGCCTCTGCCTCCTTATATTAAAGAACAGCTCGATGACAGGGAGCGCTATCAGACGGTTTACTCAAAGAAACAAGGATCGGCGGCTGCGCCGACGGCCGGGCTGCATTTTACGGAAGAGATTCTCGATGCGCTCAGGGAAAAAGGCGTGCATATTGCGTTTATCACCCTTCATGTCGGTCTTGGGACATTCCGGCCTGTCAGTGCGGAAAATGTAGAGGAACACGACATGCATGCCGAGTTTTATGAAATGTCGGAAGAAACGGCAGCATTGTTAAACCGCGTCAGACAGGAAGGCGGAAGGATCATTTCCGTCGGCACGACATCGACGAGAACGCTTGAGACAATCGCTTCCGAGCATGACGGCCGCTTCCGGGAAGCGAGCGGCTGGACATCGATTTTTATCTATCCCGGCTACACATTCCGGGCAATAGACGGGATGATTACCAATTTTCATCTTCCGAAATCGTCCCTCATTATGCTTGTCAGCGCGCTCGCAGGCAGAGAGCATGTGCTTTCCGCCTACCGGACCGCAGTGGAACACGAATACCGCTTCTTCAGCTTTGGAGACGCCATGTTGATCAAATAA